Genomic window (Methyloprofundus sp.):
GTCAAAACTCGCGTAGCCTGTAAGCTAGCAGAAATTGGCTATGATCGCTTACACCATGCCATTCATCATGAACTTAAAGAGCATGCAACTGAATTACTAACCTTACTAGGCGAACAACTCGCCAGCCGTCTACTGACAACCAGCAGAAAATATTGTGATTTAGCGTTTATGGATGTCGAAGGCCGTGTTGCACGTGCCTTATTAGACCTAACAAAAGAACCTGATGCAATTACTCATCCTGATGGCATGCAACTGCATATTACTCGCCAAGAAATTAGCCGCATTGTTGGTTGCTCAAGAGAAATGGTCGGCCGTATTCTTAAAGAAATGGAAAGTAAAAGCCTGATTTCAGCACACGGTAAAACCATTGTCGTTTTTGGTACACGCTAAGCTTACAAAACTTATGTGGCTACAAAAAATGTAACCGCAATAAAATCAATATAATAATATTTGAAATCGAGGATCGAATACAACCCAAAACTATCATAAATTTTTCAGTTTTAGGTTTTTATACAACTCTTAGTCCTTAGCCAATAATTCACGCACCTGTTCATCCGCGTGATAGGACGAGCGCACCATTGGCGCACTAGCTACTTGTTTAAAACCCATTTTCTTAGCTAAAACCGCATATTCATCGAACTCTGCGGGCGTAATATACCGCTGTACAGCTAAATGCTCGGCACTAGGCTGTAAGTATTGCCCTAAAGTCAAAATCGAGCATTGATGCTTACGCAAATCCTGCATAACCGCAAGCACCTCTTCTTTCGTTTCCCCAATTCCTAGCATAAGCCCCGACTTAGTAGGAACATCAGGTAAGATTTCATTGTATGCTTGCAATAAATCTAAAGACTGCTGATAATCAGCCCCAGGTCTAGCTGCTTTATATAAACGCGGAATGGTTTCCAGATTATGATTAAATACATCAACAGGTGCTGCCTGTAATATATCTAAAGCCAGCTCAACACGCCCTCTAAAATCAGGCACCAACACTTCTATTTTAGTTGCTGGTGACTGACTGCGAATTTCATTAATGCAAGCAGCATAGTGCCCTGCTCCTCCATCTCTAAGATCATCACGATCCACTGAAGTAATCACCACATATTTTAATGCCAATTGTTTAATGGTTTTAGCTAAATTTATCGGCTCTGTAACGTCCAGCGACAAAGGCTTACCATGTGCAACATCACAAAAAGGACAACGCCTCGTACACAAGTCCCCCATAATCATAAATGTTGCCGTACCTAAGCTAAAGCACTCATTTAAGTTTGGACAAGCCGCTTCTTCACAAACACTATGTAATTTATTCTCACGCAATGTTTTTTTAATATGCGTAATATCTTCATTGCCTATTAATTTAACCCGAATCCATTCCGGTTTACGCAAAACCGACCCTCTAGGCTCAACTTTAATGGGGATTCTAGCTAATTTTTCTGCATTACGCTGATGTGTTGTAGGGGTTGCTCGTGAAGGAGCGGTAACGTTAGACATAAGATAATATAAGTAAAAAACTCGAAAAAATTAAAGATGAAACTTACTGAGAATGACCTCTAAAGTTAGGGTTCGTAGCTTTAAATTTATGCGTATCATATACATAAATTCGCACCAATAAACTTTATTGAACACGTC
Coding sequences:
- a CDS encoding CRP/FNR family transcriptional regulator, cyclic AMP receptor protein; the protein is MQRDLFMLASIPSPDSTKVIPSLLHLCHVRSYPAKTTIIRPGDVGDRLHFIIDGSVSVCAEDDDGHELILAYLNKNEFIGEIGVFRGTEIREVTVKTRVACKLAEIGYDRLHHAIHHELKEHATELLTLLGEQLASRLLTTSRKYCDLAFMDVEGRVARALLDLTKEPDAITHPDGMQLHITRQEISRIVGCSREMVGRILKEMESKSLISAHGKTIVVFGTR
- a CDS encoding lipoyl synthase, whose product is MSNVTAPSRATPTTHQRNAEKLARIPIKVEPRGSVLRKPEWIRVKLIGNEDITHIKKTLRENKLHSVCEEAACPNLNECFSLGTATFMIMGDLCTRRCPFCDVAHGKPLSLDVTEPINLAKTIKQLALKYVVITSVDRDDLRDGGAGHYAACINEIRSQSPATKIEVLVPDFRGRVELALDILQAAPVDVFNHNLETIPRLYKAARPGADYQQSLDLLQAYNEILPDVPTKSGLMLGIGETKEEVLAVMQDLRKHQCSILTLGQYLQPSAEHLAVQRYITPAEFDEYAVLAKKMGFKQVASAPMVRSSYHADEQVRELLAKD